From Sceloporus undulatus isolate JIND9_A2432 ecotype Alabama chromosome 6, SceUnd_v1.1, whole genome shotgun sequence, one genomic window encodes:
- the LOC121933773 gene encoding vomeronasal type-2 receptor 26-like — translation MVMTKHYQHVLALAYAVKEINENSKILPNCTLGFNIYDRYGARWTYYATMQLFSLRKTFIPNYTKDIWTNLISVIGALYPETSLHMANILGIYKIPQFMYGSAPVIHDNTENLPFYQMVLNENYQTKGIAQLLLHFRWTWVGVISKDNENGERFVQTLLAQFALYDICVAFIKSIKTINILEAYKILQFLFEIYDFIYSNANVLVIYEDHIVYLRTLLYLSEIEVKEPRGKVWLMTAQMDLMALSFQRSWDIRPIHGALSFTIHSSHEVSAFQSFLQSRNHFLTKEDGFLKDFWREAFNCEFSHSFDSNKAVSMCTGAEKLEDLPGTFFEISMTGHSYSIYNAVYAVAHALHAMLAQSKQARMMNGSKCNLQYQHSWQALPISVCTDSCNPGCFRRKKEGNASCCYDCVPCPEGQISNQNDMDDCFKCPEDQYPNMDRNSCIYKIVSFLSFEEPLGISLVISVVSLSLFTLLVLGTFLKHHDTAIVKANNRNLTYMLLISLLLCFLCVFLFIGPPRKVMCLLQQITFAIVFSVVIGCILAKTITVVLAFMATKPGSRIRRCMGQRLANFIVLCCSLIQAGICIGWLSTSPPFPDVDMHSVTGEILLKCNEGSAILFYCVLGYMGFLAVISFTVAFLSRKLPDSFNEAKFITFSMVVFCSVWLSFVPTYLSSNGKYFVAVEIFAILASSTGLLGCIFFPKCYIIVLRPQLNNREHVIKRML, via the exons AT GGTAATGACTAAGCATTACCAGCATGTCTTGGCCTTAGCATATGCTGTGAAGGAAATCAATGAGAACAGTAAGATCTTACCTAACTGCACCTTGGGGTTCAACATCTATGACAGATATGGTGCAAGATGGACTTACTATGCCACTATGCAACTATTCTCCCTACGGAAGACATTTATCCCCAATTACACAAAAGACATTTGGACCAACTTGATCTCAGTCATCGGAGCTCTTTATCCTGAAACTTCACTCCATATGGCCAACATCTTGGGAATCTACAAAATCCCACAG ttcATGTATGGCTCTGCTCCAGTGATACATGACAACACTGAGAACCTTCCCTTTTATCAAATGGTTCTGAATGAAAACTATCAGACTAAAGGGATTGCCCAGTTACTTTTACACTTCAGGTGGACATGGGTTGGTGTCATTTCTAAAGATAATGAGAATGGAGAAAGGTTTGTACAGACATTACTTGCACAGTTTGCCCTCTATGACATCTGTGTTGCTTTCATAAAAAGTATCAAGACAATCAACATCTTGGAAGCGTATAAGATATTGCAGTTTTTATTTGAGATCTATGATTTCATTTATAGCAATGCAAATGTTTTGGTCATCTATGAAGATCACATAGTATATTTAAGAACACTGCTATATCTATCAGAAATCGAAGTAAAAGAACCTAGAGGTAAAGTATGGCTTATGACTGCCCAGATGGACCTGATGGCATTATCTTTTCAAAGGAGTTGGGATATACGACCTATTCATGGAGCTCTCTCCTTTACAATTCACAGTTCACATGAAGTATCTGCTTTCCAATCTTTTCTTCAATCCAGAAATCATTTTTTGACAAAAGAAGATGGTTTCCTCAAGGATTTTTGGAGAGAAGCATTTAACTGTGAATTTTCACATTCATTTGATAGCAACAAAGCTGTTAGTATGTGTACTGGGGCTGAGAAACTTGAGGATCTTCCTGGGACTTTTTTTGAAATAAGCATGACTGGCCACAGTTACAGTATCTACAATGCTGTCTATGCTgtggcacatgctttgcatgccatGCTTGCTCAGTCCAAGCAGGCAAGAATGATGAATGGATCCAAGTGTAACCTTCAGTATCAACACTCATGGCAG GCATTGCCCATTTCTGTATGTACTGATAGTTGCAACCCTGGTTGTTTccggagaaagaaagaggggaatgCATCTTGTTGTTATGATTGTGTCCCATGTCCTGAAGGACAGATTTCAAACCAGAATG ACATGGATGACTGTTTCAAGTGCCCTGAAGATCAATATCCAAACATGGACCGCAATTCATGCATTTATAAAATAGTAAGCTTCCTGTCCTTTGAAGAGCCTTTGGGGATCAGTTTAGTCATTTCAGtagtttctctttctttattcACACTTTTGGTACTAGGAACATTTTTGAAGCACCATGACACTGCCATCGTCAAAGCCAACAACAGGAATCTTACCTATATGCTTCTCATCTCCCTTCTGCTCTGCTTCCTCTGTGTTTTTCTCTTCATTGGCCCACCAAGGAAGGTGATGTGTCTCCTCCAACAAATTacctttgccattgtcttctcagTTGTTATAGGATGCATTTTGGCAAAAACCATCACTGTGGTTCTTGCTTTCATGGCGACCAAGCCAGGAAGCAGAATAAGAAGATGCATGGGGCAAAGACTGGCCAATTTtattgttctctgctgctcccttattcaagcaggcatttgtATTGGGTGGCTGTCAACCTCTCCCCCATTTCCAGATGTAGACATGCACTCAGTGACTGGAGAAATTCTACTCAAATGTAATGAAGGGTCAGCTATCCTATTTTATTGTGTCCTGGGCTACATGGGCTTCCTGGCTGTGATCAGCTTCACTGTGGCTTTTCTATCTAGAAAATTACCAGATAGTTTTAATGAAGCCAAGTTTATCACTTTCAGCATGGTGGTTTTTTGCAGTGTTTGGTTATCCTTTGTGCCAACCTACCTGAGCTCTAATGGCAAATACTTTGTGGCCGTAGAGATCTTTGCTATCTTAGCTTCCAGTACTGGTTTGCTGGGCTGCATCTTTTTCCCCAAATGTTACATAATTGTGTTGAGGCCTCAGCTGAATAACAGGGAACATGTAATAAAAAGAATGCTTTGA